A genome region from Gigantopelta aegis isolate Gae_Host chromosome 3, Gae_host_genome, whole genome shotgun sequence includes the following:
- the LOC121368220 gene encoding mediator of RNA polymerase II transcription subunit 20-like, with translation MGVVCVYPYQVQSGKSSQQALDILQKQVEQLGAIKSGNYYVDCETFQSNLQNVAPKHVNILHNSEQPASCFAVMDSGLCLVADALFDGLMQKIKNYYQPSKGAKIEVRGQRYELGDFIIKTGSVMLTSSFKGILVEVEYGPCVVLGDCWNLLKELLQSIIGNAAESPPPLLKSKMDATYTPSDTILQYLEHFSNCKKMAVTSPTAPSR, from the exons ATGGGTGTTGTTTG TGTTTACCCATATCAGGTGCAGTCAGGGAAAAGTAGTCAGCAAGCCCTGGACATTCTACAGAAGCAGGTGGAACAACTTGGGGCCATAAAATCAGGAAATTACTATGTAGACTGTGAAACATTCCAGAGCAATTTGCAAAATG TTGCTCCCAAGCATGTGAACATATTGCATAATAGTGAACAGCCGGCATCCTGCTTTGCTGTGATGGACTCTGGCTTGTGTTTGGTGGCTGATGCTCTCTTTGATGGACTGATGCAAAAAATCAAGAACTATTACCAGCCTAGTAAAGGGGCAAAGATTGAAGTGCGTGGACAGAGATATGAACTTGGTGACTTTATTATCAAAACAGGATCAGTGATGCTGACTTCCAGTTTTAAAGGAATTCTTGTTGAG GTAGAGTATGGTCCATGCGTGGTGCTGGGTGACTGTTGGAACCTGCTGAAAGAACTGTTACAGAGCATTATAGGAAATGCTGCTGAATCACCTCCACCACTGTTAAAATCTAAGATGGATGCAACATACACACCATCAGATACAATATTACAGTATTTAGAACATTTCAGTAACTGCAAGAAGATGGCTGTTACTTCACCTACAGCACCAAGTCGATAA